The DNA sequence AGCGTGTCAAAGGCGTTGCTGATAACATTGCGCCATCGAGACAGGCCGACGAAAATCTATACATCTTGTCCGATCTTGCACAAGCTCTCATTCGCTCGTGGGAAGAGCAAAACAATTGGACGATGCAATCGTGGCCTGGGAAAATGAAGTTGCCATCTGGCATCTTCCGACCTCTTGAAAGTCACGACCGTGCACAAGAGATTGCAAAGAAGATATGGATTGGGGAGGATTTAGTTGAAGAGTTGGACCCACTCGTCCGAAAAGCTATTCGGAACAAGAAGCGAAAAGCCTCGGACAGTGTCGATAAGCCGCGGAAGAAGACGAAAGGCGACAGGCCAATCAAGGAAAAGAAGTCCAGGGCAGAGCGCACGACTAAGACgcccaagaagaagagaagagcTGGCGAAGACGAAGATGCGAGCGACGTTGAGGGTGCAGTTGCCCCGTCTAGCGGACCACGCAGAAAGAGTGATCGCCGAAGCACTGTGCACAAGAGCTATGTCGAGGTATCGAGTGATGAGGAAGATGTTGGCGTTAGAGCTGAAGAAggtgaagaagaagaagcggATGCTTCGAAAAGCGAAGGAGCAGAAGAAAAGTCTTCACCGGCTCCCGAAGACGACGTGGACATGCGAGATACCGAGGCGGCCGAAAATGAGGTAGAAGCTGCCGGTGATGCGTCGGAGCTGTCGGATCTGGGGCAGTCCTCTGATCCGGAACCCGCACCTGAGCCTACTACGAAGAGAAGTACGCGCAACAAGGCTGTCACTAAGAGCAATGGGGTCAAGTCGTCCCCTGTCGTTCAAAAGCGCAAAGCTGCCGAGCCTGTTGAGGAGGCCACGCCGCCCAAGTCTACAAAGAGTGCAACAAAAGccaaggcggcgaaggcgaaGGCGAACGGTACCGCAGCAGTAGAATCGAGTCCCACTACGAATGGCGCCCTTCCAGTGCGACGTAGCGGACGTGCTCGTGGTTGAGCTCAGCATTATTTACATTTCCTTAGCAGCGTCTTTGAGTTCAATCGCGAAAGCAGGATACATTGTCTTCCGAGTATCCCATACGATATCACGGCTGTTCAGGAAACAGGTGGATAGGCGATTTTCTAGTTTGGCGTTCTGGATATAGCATGTTTTCCTATATCGTGGGCGTCTGCGGAGAAGAAAACATCGTTCGCGATACTATGAATTTGTATAGTTTTCCAAGTTCAACGCCTGGGAGATATCTGCTTTCCTGTTGTGCAATATGCTACAATCGGCGCACAGGCGTAGTGGGCCGAAACTGTATTTTCAGCGCTTTTCCATCTCAAGGATGTTTCCGCCATTTACATCTACTTTACCAATTGCAGCAGGAGTTGAAGAAGTCAAGGTTTTTTTAGTGTAGGAATAGACCAACATGTGCACACGATTCCCATGCTTGTCCCGCACCGATCCCAGAACCCAGACCCCGTCGTGCCGCTGATCTTGCAGATCTCTCGGAGTCTTGCGTCATCTCGACAGGAAGAACGGGTATGACATCAGCTAGTGCATACTTGGCATCTGGTGCCCATAAGCCCTTCCCGTCACCCGCTTTTCCTGCAGGTACAGCCGGACCGCTGAGTCGCTCCTTCCATGTACATGGCATTATGTCTCGCTTGTGGCGTCCTGTTACCTGATGATGCTTGTAATTCTCCAGTGGCTACTACCACCACTACTTACTGTATTTGGGCCGGCACTCATCTCAGACTCTGAGCCTGAGCCAGAGTCTGAACCTTCTCCCTGTCCTTCCAAACGTACTGTGTTGAGGTAGTAGTTTGGTTGCGGTGAAGTCACCGGCAGCCTAGTTCCTTAGCTGCGAGCACGACGACGTCTTCCACTCGTAATGAGCACCATAGATCTACAAGTACTCACGTCGGGCGGGCGCTATCAATGCAGGGCTGCTAACAGCAAAGGGGCTAGACATGAGGATTGCGCAGTCAGCACCAGCAAATATCTTCTCGTTCGTCATAGCGACAGTGCTCAACATTTCCCTCACATGTTCTGAGTACATGAATCGAGCCTCTCCAATAGATACATGCGTTCTTTTGACCAGTTTTTCTTTTGTTCTTCCGTCTGCTAACAGGAAGACGCACTCTGCGCACACTATCCAGACTAGGCGGAAATGACGACACACGTCAGCTAACAAAGCTCAGTCTACATCTTTCTATATCACAGGCGTTCTCGTGCGCATTGTTAGACATCGTATTCTCAGCTTCCGCATCACGAATTGCTATCAGGAAACATGACCGCAATGAAAGACCAACGGCGTGCGGCAGAAGCCGCAATCTTTGACCAGACTAACCTGCTCCCACCAAGAAAGGTCTTTGTCACCGTTGGGGCCCTCGCAATTTGCCAACTCATATGCTATGCCGAACAGACAGGAATAGGTATTGCTCTACCGGCAATTGGACGGGATCTCAATGCTCAAGATACGATTAGCTGGGCAGGAACCAGTGCGCTGATATCAAATACGATTTTCCAAGTTCTCTATGGAAGGCTGAGCGATTTATTCGGTATGTACGCGTTGTTTTCTTTAGCGTCGAGCAAAGACGCCGAAATTGGATCGATAAAGAGAGATTTGCAATGGCTGACACTTACATCATAGGTAGAAAACCCACTTTGCTCTGGGCACTAGCTCTCCTCGCCATATCGGACCTCCTCTGCGGGTTTGCCAAAAACGACGTCATGCTCTACGTCTTCCGAGGCTTCTCTGGTGTCGCAAACGGCGGCGTAGCCTCCCTGTCCGCAATGATTGTTTCCGACGTCGTTACGCTCGAGCAACGTGGAAAATGGCAGGGCATAATTGGCGCTGCCGTCGGCATGGGAAACATCGTCGGACCTTTCGTCGCTGCCGCTTTTGTGCAAGGCGGTTCTTGGAGAGGTTTCTTTTGGTCCTTCAGTCCTGCTGCTGTTGCATCCGGCTTGCTGTGTCTCTGGCTATTGCCGACGAGTACGGATCGGCCAAAGGTCGAATTCAAGCAGGTGATGAAGAAAATCGACTTTGGTGGCATATTCTTTGGCAGTGTGGCTTTGATACTACTATTGATTCCGATAGCCGGGGGTGGTGACTACTTTGACTGGGATAGTCCCAAGGTCATTGCGATGTTGACGATTGGGAGTATTTGCTCGCTGCTCTTCATTTATGTTGAACGCAGTGTTGCTTTGTTGCCTATGATGCCGCGTGCGTATTCCCCCAAGCTTGTATCCATACACAAACTAACAAAGAACAATAGTATCGCTCTTCAAGAACACCCCTGTTGCTGTCATGCTCGCTCAGAACTTTCTCTTCGGCATCGTCGCTTACAGCCAAACCTTCTACCTTCCCCTCTTCTTTCAAAATGCACAACGCCTCTCACCCATGAAATCAGCTTGCCTCATGCTTCCCTTGACCTCTTTCCAAGCAACTTCCTCCATTCTCTCGGGTCAGTACATCTCGCGTCAAGGACGCTACGGAGAGATCATCTGGTTAGGATTCTTTCTATGGACCCTCGGCTCAGGTTTAACCTGCATTTTCGGCGTCAACACACCCATGTACGTCATTGTCTTGATCCTCATGGTAACCGGCATCGGCATAGGCATGGTCTTCCAACCGGTCCTTATCGCCCTGCAAGCACACTGCACCAGAGCTCAACGTGCGATTGTCATCTCGAACAGAAACTTTATTCGCAGCTTAGGTGGAGCTGTTGGTCTGGCGATTTCGGCGGCGGTATTGCAAAATTCACTATATCAGGCTTTGCCAAAGAACTACCGGGAGGACTTGTCAGCTTATGAAACTCCGAATTTTGCCAAGCTTGGGGAGGAAGAAACTACACAGATTGTCCAGGCTTATGCGAAAGCGAGTCGCACAGTATTCTACATGAACGTGTCGTTTATTGCGCTGTGTCTCATTGGGTGCTTTTTGATCAAGGACAAGGGGCTACAACGACCGGATGAAGTTAATATGGATGAGGAGAAGAAGGTGGAGAGGTCGGATAGTGGCAGCGAGCAAGTCGTTGTGAATCCAGTTGAGGATACTGAAAAGAAAAACGCCCCCGCTGGAGGGCGCAGGATGAGTGGTGCTACGTTGTGATGCTTTTCTCTTCGATACCTAAGTTACGTCGTTCTGATTTTGACACCAAGCGTTTCCTTTTGTTTAACGGTTCCCATGACAATTCCACTATATAGCTTAGAATTAATCGCATCGATATCCCAAGCAAGTTGATACGCCGCCTCGTCACTCCCACCTGAGTGACATAGTATAattgacatactagtgtacGCACTGTAGTGGCCAGACGCATCTATTGCCCACACTGTCAAATATGTTATGACGCCCAGGTCCTCCTCATAACCTTACTCCCACATATTAGCATATTTCAGCAGGCAGCAGTGCTTGGCAGCTTAAAACTGTGCAAAAGCTTTCTCTTTTCCCCCTCCTTTTAAACACTTCCCATAACCTCCTGTTCCACACACATACCAATGATGGCTACGAATACCAACAATTACACGGCCGAGAGTGAGACCAAAGTCACAGATCTCCCCGCCAATGATACCGACAATGAAAACTCGGACGAAGGCAGCAACGACAGCGACAACGAAAGCAGCAACGAAAGTGCGATGGAATACGAAAATGTCATGACTGTAAGCGATGATTTCGACAGCCTGTGCTGGTATGTCTTTGGAGGCACATCCCACATCCAAGTATACTCGGACCCCTCCAACAAGCGTACATCCTCGCTATCCCTCTTTCACGGCCATCCCATCGAAAAAGCCCCCGCTACATCGCCTCCATGCCACAAGCTCGCTTTCAGCATTGAAACACGGAGCTACATCGAAACTCCAGGCTACAAAAAGCCCCGTCGGTTAGTAGTCCTGGGAATAGATGGCGGTATCGTCACTATTAGCGACGTGGTTGAACAACTGTCTCCCTACATACGGGCAAACAAGGAAGACATATTCTGGGTTTTAGGGCCAACGATACAGTTTGACCCTCCACTCTCTCCGTATCAGGATACTCCCGTGAATACGAATAAATGGTCCTCTGGGTTCTCTTTTGGGGTGATTGAGGAGGAGTATTACTCTATAGGCGTTGAGCTAGATGGCGAAAGGGCTTGAATTAATCTCAATCGTATTCAAACCTTTCGAACCCACTTGTATCTCTTCACATATCCCTCCATTTATTTTCCCTCTCCCATGCATATGCCGCTTCAAACACGCCCATCTCATCCCACCACTTGCCGATAATCTGCATGCTAACCGGTAACTTTACCCCCGCTTCCAACCCAGGCCCCTCTAGCACACCCAACATGCCAATGGGTAGTGCTAGAACTGGATGTCCACTCTGGTTAAACGGTGCCGTATTGGCTGTGAGACCGATTTGTTTGGCAATCTGCTCCAGGGGCGTTGCATCCACAGCCGCATGGCTCGTTGCTACATACGGCAGGGTAGGGGTAAGCAAGACATCATACTGATCCAGCGCCGTATCGTACGCATCTCGCAGTTGCCGCGAGAGATTCGTTGCTTTGGCGAGGAGGTTGGGGAACTGTTTTGTGGCATAAAGGCCATTGAGATATATGTTCTTAGTAGAGGCGTATGCTTCGTCCCAATTTGCCTGCGACATGGGGTAGAACAGGGAGTTTAGAGGCAGCATTTGGTGGCCGCGACGGCCAAACTGTCCTGTCGTTTTTGAAAGGTAGCCTCCGACTTTTGAGACGCCAGTCCATATTGCGGCGCCTTTGGAGTGGAGGGGGATGTTTATCTGGGTGACGGTGGCGCCAAGAGAGGTGTACTTTTCTACTGCGACGAGGAAAGTTTGGATGACACGGGTGTCCATTGCAGGTGTCGAGAGTGACTCCTTGATGATGGCGAATTTCTTGCCGAACAGTGGTTGCTCAGCTGGCATGTTGACTATGGAAGTGTACACCGGGACTCTGGACGGACTTGGCGCGGCGAAGGAGCGGTCGTCGATGTTATCTGTTCCGGCTATTGCTTCTAAAAGGAGAGCATTCTCTAGCACTGTTCGTGTCATGGGGCCGATGTGGTCGTTTGTTGGCTCATTGCTTCCACATCCGGTATATGGTACGAGTCCGAATGTTGGTTTCAATCCGACGATACCACAGTTGGCAGCTGGTACACGAATACTACCGCCTTGGTCTGCTCCAATAGCCCCATCTACCTCGCTTAGAGCTACAAGAACACCTGACCCACTTGAGCTTCCGCCTGCGCTATAGCCCATTGCAACTGGGCTTTCGACTATTCCGGTGCTGGATGAATGGCTTGTGGCAGAATGACATAAGTTCTCACAGACTGCTTTTCCTAGAATATGGCCGCCGGCTTCTAGGATGCGCGTTGTGACTGTTGCATCGACATCTGGAACATAGCCTTTGATAAAGTTGGTACCTAGAAGCATGGGCACATCTTTGACAGCTATGTTGTCCTTGAGAGCGAATGTTTTGCTGTGGAGCTTGCCGTGGTTTGATTGCTTGTCGATGATGCTACACTTCCATGCCCAGGCTCCATGGGAGTTTTCGGCTTTCTCTGGGAAGTATATGCTTTCACGTGGAAAACGCTCGTTATCAACGTAGGGAACATAGTCTAGGCCTTTTTTTAGTGTGTCTTTCGCAATAACAATGGTAATAATGTTAACTCACCATCTAATGCTATCAACTGCTTACTGGCATCGTGGAAGACGGCTAGTAGTCGGTGGTAGTCCTCTTTCTCCTGCTCTGCTATCCTTACGCCGAGTTCAGAGCATAGCCCCTCTAGAGTTTCTTTCGTAACGGGATTGTCATTACTTGCGTCGAGAGAAAATACCGACATCCTAGTAAACTAACAACGGTCAAGATACGAAACAAAAGTCGAGAAAGTATCCAGAGATGATCCAGTAAATACGGGTGTGATGTGATTTTTAGTCGTATTAGTGAGTACCATCAAGCCTCGGATTCATTGATCTTCTACTTCGGCAAACTTTAGCATGCGTCCACAACTACATATTCGAGCATGAATAATACTCCTGCATAACATAGCGCGGATAATCACCGACATATATCCTTGATTAGAAGGTGCCGTTCATTCGGCATGTGTAAGAACATGTGGTCCAGCCCCCAGGAAGGATCGATAAGGGCAAGGCGGGGCTAGTGGGATGCCGGATAGATCGTCGGGATGGTTGCTTCCGATAAACGGATCATCCAAACATGTAGTCAATAATTTGCCCTTGTTACCTAAACATACACTGAGTTACTGTCTTAATCAGGCAGGTCGTTTTGATCAAATATCGCGTCTGTATCAGGATATCGATGCTAGAACCCGTCCCGCATCTTGGGGTTTCTGAGAGAATAAAACCCCTCGGTAATCAATAGAGAGATAGTCGATTATATATGAACACGGTCTTTTTCCATCGCGCAATTTGGTTTTTGTTAATACTTGTATACGAAAGGTTTCATAGCCACCATGGTCCATGTAGAAGATAGTCTTCAACTTCCCCGAGACTTCGAAGGTATTTCACCCTATTCCATGCGCCCCAACGCATACTAAACCATATCTTAGGGTTTGGGGAAGACGGCCACGATGCACAATGGCCCAATGGTGCGCGAATTGCAGTATCCTTTGTCCTCAATTACGAAGAAGGCGGCGAGCGCAACCCCCTAGATGGCGACGGCACCAGCGAGCCTTATCTCTGGGAAAAGGGTCCTTCGGGTGGCGGTAAAGACCAGCGCCACTTAAATGGCGAGCAAGACTACGAGTATGGTAGCCGATGTGGCGCATGGCGTATACTCCGTCTAATGAAAGAATTCGGGTGGAACATGACCCTCTGGGCCATCGCAGTGGCAATGGAACGAAATCCCACGTTTGCGAAAGCATGTGTTCGAGATGGTCATGAAATAGGCGCACATGGGTATAGATGGCTCGATATCTGGGATTATTCTTTGGAAGAAGACAAAGCGTATATCAAGAAGACATGCCAGACGCTGGAGGCAGCTACAGGTATATATGACTGTAGTATGGTAAGAACGAACTGAGCTAAACGTAAACAGGTGAGTTTCCTGTTGGAGCGTACTTTGGCAGAGGAACACCGAATACGGCTAGTTTACTTCCAATCATGTGGAAAGAGATGGGGCATAAGATGCTGTATACTTCCGAAGTCTACAATGAAGACTCACCGTATTGGATTGATCTACCTTGGGAGAAGGAACTTCCTGATAACGAAAAGGAGGGCCTGCTGATGCTGCCATATAACTACGACTGTGAGCCCAGTCTCTTCCAACTCGCACACCCTGAGCTAACAGTTACCAAAGGCAACGACGGAAAGTTCCATATGCTTCCCGGTTTTGTGAGTTCAGCTGGTGCTGTATACGAACAGTATCTCAAGGACACGTTTGATTGCCTATACAGAGAAGGCGGCAAGATGATGACGATTCCGCTACATTCGAGAATAGCTGGTAAGCCAGGAAGATCGGAGAGTCTACGTAACTTCATGAAGTATATATCGCAGAAGGAAGGCGTATGGGTTGCGAGTCGGAGGGATATTGCGCATCATTACCGCAATACGTTTCCGTACAGACCGGGCTCGAAGACGGGTGGTTCGTAGTTAGCGTTGGGATAAATCACTGCTGTGTTGGAGCTATAGCTACCACTCAGAATCGGACTTTGAGCTGTGAACGGTGGAGTCGAGAAAGGAAGGTTGTGATGTCACCACAATCGCACCTTCCTGTTCCTGACGTTATCGTAGATGTGCACTGCGCTAGCACTTTGTCGCACTAGTATCGGCTGTTCTCCACTCCATCTCTTCCCTTGTCAATCGGCTTCTTTCATCCCGAATCGTTATCGCCTTATCATCTACATACAATTCCGTCTTTCTCCAACTGTGCAGTCCAGCTATCTGAGTGATATGGAAGCTTGGCAGCTATGTTGTGGCAAGATGTGCTACAGGCCTTCGAACGGACGGCCAGCATGCATATATCGCCGCAATCGCTTCAACGGTAGGATTGCCCGGTGGAGCGTTTGAGTTACTCAAAATACGACCAAACCGGACTCTCCAAAATGTCGCGGTTTTTGCAGCGAAGCAAAGCTGCATTTGGTTCTCCGACGTCTTTCAACAAGGCCCTACAAACAACACGAGCTCATGGGAAGGTGCGATACAACAAAGACCTCCTTCCTAGTCCTCTGGGTAATCCATTCAACTCTTTGATCTGATAGAAGCCTCAGCTGACAAAAACAAGAGGATCGAAGATGGAGATGGCAGCATTACTTCGCGTACTACCTTACTATGACCTTTAGTCCCTCTTCATACAACCTCGGTGCCTCTCTCGTATCCACTGGCCTCCTCTGGTGGCATGGTATGATCGCCGCTGTTATCGGGTCTTTCATTTTGACCATTCTCGTGGTTCTGAACAGTCGCGGCGCGGTAAAGTACTTTATCGGGTTTCCAGTTTATGTTCGTGCAGCTGCGGGTGTGAGAGGTGCAAGCTTGTACATTCTTGTACGAGCCATTGTTGCCGTAATTTACTTTGCGACACAGACGTACTATGGAGGGCGCATCACGACGGTCTTCATGCGTGGTATCTTCGGCAATGGATACAATAACATCACAAACCACCTTCCAGAGAGCGCGGGTATAACCTCGAGGGACCTGTTGAGCTTTTTCCTATTCTGGATGGTGCGTATCCACTTCCTCCAATTCTGCGTAGCATCGTACAGAGAGTTGACGATAGCAGGTTCAAATGCCGATCATGTTCATCCACCCTACTGTACTTCGACATCTATTTGTGGTTAAAGCAGTCTATACGACTATCTCGCTCTTCGGCGTGCTGGGATGGGTGATCTCTGCGAATGGAGTCAAGATTGGGGACTTTTCTTACACAACCGCGCAAACCCAGCTCTCCGGCTCAGATCTGGTATGGCCTATGATACAGGCCATCAACTCTGTCATGGGGGCCCTCGCGCCTGTGCTGATCAATCAGCCGGATATAGCACGTTACGGCCATTCTTACAGTGATGTAACTTGGAGTCAGGGTATCGGCATTCTGTTCAGCAAAGTTCTGGTCATGTTTCTCAGTACGGCGACTACAGCGGCAGCAACCCAGGTACTCGGGAAAAGCTACTGGAACGTTTGGGATCTTTACGGAGCCATCCTAGATCAATATTGGACGCCTGGTGCTCGCGCAGGAATGGTTTTTGCTTCTTTTGGTATGATGTTGGCGGTGCTTGTCACCAACGCTGGCAGTAACTCGCTCCCTGTGGGCGCCGATCTCACAGGCATCTTCCCACGCTGGCTGACCATCGTTCGAGGTCAAGTATTGTGCGCCATTCTGGCACCTCTGCTTGTTCCTTGGAAAATCATCGCCTCTGCAAAGTCCTTTCTGACCTTCCTGGGCTCCTACACGGTTTTCTTGATGCCCATCTGCGCATGTATGATCATCGACTACTGGCTTATACGAAAGGGCAACTTTCATGTGCCCTCGCTGTACAGCTCATGGCCAGAAAGCCCCTACTCGTACTACAAAGGCTGGAATCTCCGAATGCTCACAGCGTGGGTGGCTGGGGTGGCTTTCACGGTCCATGGTGTGGCTGGATCATTGAATGCTAACTCTGTTGCCGAGGCTAGTAAGAACATGTACAAGCTCGGGTTCTTGCTATCGTTCTGCATGGGCGGCGTAGTATACTATGTTTTATGCCTTGTATGGCCGGTACAGCTGTTACCGAGTGGCACAGAGAGGTACTTGTCGTTTGAGGACATGGCCGCGCATGAAGGTTTCTTTGACCACGAGAATGTCGGGACGATTACAGGTGTATTGGAAGGCGAGGAAGTCAACGCGACGCAGCACTATGTCGCGAATGATAAAGCGAGCGAGGTGTGAAGAATGATGAGTAATTCGTA is a window from the Pyrenophora tritici-repentis strain M4 chromosome 7, whole genome shotgun sequence genome containing:
- a CDS encoding amidase — translated: MSVFSLDASNDNPVTKETLEGLCSELGVRIAEQEKEDYHRLLAVFHDASKQLIALDGLDYVPYVDNERFPRESIYFPEKAENSHGAWAWKCSIIDKQSNHGKLHSKTFALKDNIAVKDVPMLLGTNFIKGYVPDVDATVTTRILEAGGHILGKAVCENLCHSATSHSSSTGIVESPVAMGYSAGGSSSGSGVLVALSEVDGAIGADQGGSIRVPAANCGIVGLKPTFGLVPYTGCGSNEPTNDHIGPMTRTVLENALLLEAIAGTDNIDDRSFAAPSPSRVPVYTSIVNMPAEQPLFGKKFAIIKESLSTPAMDTRVIQTFLVAVEKYTSLGATVTQINIPLHSKGAAIWTGVSKVGGYLSKTTGQFGRRGHQMLPLNSLFYPMSQANWDEAYASTKNIYLNGLYATKQFPNLLAKATNLSRQLRDAYDTALDQYDVLLTPTLPYVATSHAAVDATPLEQIAKQIGLTANTAPFNQSGHPVLALPIGMLGVLEGPGLEAGVKLPVSMQIIGKWWDEMGVFEAAYAWERENKWRDM
- a CDS encoding ProP, Permease major facilitator superfamily produces the protein MKDQRRAAEAAIFDQTNLLPPRKVFVTVGALAICQLICYAEQTGIGIALPAIGRDLNAQDTISWAGTSALISNTIFQVLYGRLSDLFGRKPTLLWALALLAISDLLCGFAKNDVMLYVFRGFSGVANGGVASLSAMIVSDVVTLEQRGKWQGIIGAAVGMGNIVGPFVAAAFVQGGSWRGFFWSFSPAAVASGLLCLWLLPTSTDRPKVEFKQVMKKIDFGGIFFGSVALILLLIPIAGGGDYFDWDSPKVIAMLTIGSICSLLFIYVERSVALLPMMPLSLFKNTPVAVMLAQNFLFGIVAYSQTFYLPLFFQNAQRLSPMKSACLMLPLTSFQATSSILSGQYISRQGRYGEIIWLGFFLWTLGSGLTCIFGVNTPMYVIVLILMVTGIGIGMVFQPVLIALQAHCTRAQRAIVISNRNFIRSLGGAVGLAISAAVLQNSLYQALPKNYREDLSAYETPNFAKLGEEETTQIVQAYAKASRTVFYMNVSFIALCLIGCFLIKDKGLQRPDEVNMDEEKKVERSDSGSEQVVVNPVEDTEKKNAPAGGRRMSGATL